The Brassica napus cultivar Da-Ae chromosome C1, Da-Ae, whole genome shotgun sequence DNA segment gttttctccccctagaactgggaatacattttcgtcaaaatgacaatcagcaaaacgtgctgtaaagacgtcaccagtctgtggttctaggtatcttataattgatggggaatcaaaaccaacatatattcccaatcttctttgtggtcccatctttgtacgttgtggtggtgctacaggcacatataccgcacaaccaaagattctaaagtgggaaatgtttggttctcgaccaaacgctaactgtagtggggaatacttatggtatgcactcggtctgatccgaatgagtgcttctgcatgcaaaatggcatgtccccatacagaggttggaagttttgatctcatgatcaatggtcttgcaatcaattgcagacgcttaattaaagattcagccaaaccattttgcgtatgaacatgagcaaccgaatgttcaacttcaattcccattaccatacaatagtcattgaatgcttgggatgtgaattcaccagcgttgtctagtctaactcttttaatagtataatcaggaaactgtgctcgcagtttgattatctgagttagaaatctcgcaaatgccacatttcgagatgataatagacaaacgtgtgaccatctactggatgcgtcaattaataccataaaatagtggaatggtccacaaggtgggtgtataggtccacatatatcgccttgaattctttcaaggaactttggtgattctttatcgattttggttggcgatggccttacgatcaattttcctagagaacatgcaacacatgtcattttattcccttgagaaatctcctggattttcagtggatgaccatgtgaactttctatgattttacgcatcattgtagttcctgggtggccaaggcgatcatgccataacgtgaactcttctgggttccgttctactacaagatttgattcgatctcatcgatataagtatgatgtaaccccgaaggaagctctggaaacttttccaatatgtgttttctgccacatttctcagaagttacatacatgtatttctttccatcctcagttgcagactgagtatcatatccgtgaagatatatgtctttaaaactcaacaaattccttttagaacttggagaatatagagcattatttatggaaaattttgttccattcggtaaagtaaagtttgctttaccagttccttcaatcacgtctgcaggacctgatattgtattgacgacaattcttgttggttttatatcagagaaatatctcttttgtctcagaatagtgtgcgttgttccactatctggtatgcatatttcacgaatccgtttcttggattttgcttcattaccattctgatccatttctgaaattgtcataaatataaaaggaaacataaaattcattcatataaggaaaaacacaataattatacattaaggtgatgttaaaacatcattatttgtttaaaacaagaaatgtaataattatacatggtaatactgaaaactattcaatactcttatcataggcatttcgattctcttcaggagtaatctagtccagctcattagcgaagtcggaggattcaaggtatgaagtcccttcaacattttctgtgaggttcacctctttagcctttccttttatggactcttgatataacttgcacaaatgtgggggagtacgacaggtacgggaccaatgtcccttacatccacatctgtaacatacagtctcacttttctttgtggtatcctcttcggtttctttgcctttaggaggttgttcagatctaacccatttgttagatctaatacttttaggatagtaaggctttccacgtttgttgttgaaacgccgaccacgacctcggttggtctggtttctccttcccgaatattctaccgccgtagcattcacttcgggaaatgccttggctcccgtaggtcgggaattatggtttttgattagtaactcatcgttcttttcagccaacatgagtgttaccatcaattcagaaaatttggtgtacccacattttctgtaaattcgggataagacgttgtgttctttgtggaaagtattatatgtcttgtcaagcatttctgcttcggtgacagggttaccacaatattttaattgtgcaactatcctcaagatagtggaattgtaatctctaaccctttggaaatcctgaaacctcagggttttccactcttcaagagcgtgagggagattgatttccttttgattatcgaacctatctttcaaggcttgccatagtacggctgggtcctcaacgtctccatagtcgtgagttagattctcatctaaatgcttcttcaggaagataatcgcttcggctatatgctcgggtggcgatttgttaccgacttctatcgcttcggttatcttttttattacaagataaggtttcacatttgtgacccatctgacataattttcgccggttactttcagagccgggaactggagtttctcgatgtttgccatttgtatttctaaaacacaaaataataattttattagaacttcataatttaaaaaccgtttacattaatcatacaagcaattacaaggagaagcgatgtaaagaaaattaaaccgatattcatcttaaattcactcggagtaaattctccaacgaataaaccataaatagaaacacaaataaaaatggcacataaaaacaaaagtgcgcgaatcatctttcttgaaatggaaaatcggaggagagcgatttgaaatttttgagagaagatgaaatgttttggatgatgaaatggagtgaaaatgagttgtatttataggtgaaaaacactgttcataaccgttggagaaagggaaaatttttgaaaaaatttctttgtgaccgttggggttaaatcgagtgcaccaaaaattagtctgaaaatatcgtattaaacggtcaatcaaatctataaaatttcataaaagtaaaaaaatatgacaataaaatcatgcgacggctcagccgatcaatgcagagtaataaataaattatacggcggctcggccgaccaattaataataaacagaatataaggcggctcagccgaccaataaataataaacagaatatgaggcggctcggccgaccaataaataataaacagaatatgagGCGGCTctgccgaccaataaataaattaaattactagtaaataatataggcggtattccggccattataacatgatataaaaaaatagtagaggcggtataccgaccattataacagggtataaatgatacaaataaattttaccgaatcgcagagtgatcgtgctgataacgtgttataaaaagaactggaatttatttgtatcgcaggaatttaaataagggcaaaattttatacccgtagaaagaAATAACACTAATACAGAGAGAGAATAGAAGAGAAGTGTTTTTAGGTGTGCATTATAAACGAACgcaaacgttcgtatatatagaagaaaatttactgtgcaaatagtgcagcgggacccacatctttaattatttcaaacatTACGGTGGCCGCTTTTGTTTACTTTCGTAACACTATTAATTTATTTCATCCAACATTTTAGTatcaataataaacaaacaatagGGTGGTAACGAAATAATATACAGCTAGCTAACTTATTCCCAGCCTTGTTTAGTTAACTATTACGTCAGCGACTAAGAACATAATGAGACTGAGTACTTGAGCACTCTACTCCTATCATAATTATACTTGGTGAGTAATTAACGTTCATGCACGTATCTCGCTTAACCGAAACGGCATGAATTCACATTGCCTTCATCAACAAAAAACACTTAAAAAAGTCAATGTAAATCTCATTCTCTTACAAAATCGTACTAAAACGAATAGGATACGCTTAAAACCAAATCACGAAGTCTTAAAATGAAATAACTTAAAGAAAATCCAACAACACGAAAACCATCACCACACCGAGACGATTACTCCTGCACTTCCTCGAACTCACTTGAAAAGAAAGGAGGGCTGAGTATTTCGACAAATACTCAATGAGTGAAGCTCTAGGAGCTCCGAAATCAATCACCAACATTCATCACACAACATAGCATTAGTTCTAACTTAAACATCAAATAAAGTAAAAGCAAGCAACAAGAAACGAAGATGAACCCCGACGGTGCGAACATTAGACCACACCACCCAAATCAGTATCCGTGTTCCTCATGTTGTCGCGTGAGAGCTCACCACCTCCATCGGTACCCGTGAGTTCAACGCCTTCACACAATCACGTTACCGACAACGGTCCATGCGTGATCTGCCACTTCATTCACACGTTCACGCCACATCACGTTGTCTCCACGACATCACGCTGTCTAATGTGAACAGTGTCATAACATTTACACGTTTTCTCCACGACATCACGATTTCTAACGTTGTGTCCATGACATCACTATTTCTAACGCTGTCTCCACGGCCGAAGCCTTTATATTCTTTTGTAAtaatcgcaacgctcttacgcggattcgaaataaaGATACTTTCTCCATAAATTCGTTTTAttgtcttttcatattttccgcatttattttgtcacttgtcgttggctttTGCAGAGAATCCGAGACCTTAGGGAAAGTTAAGGTTTCTTATGAattactcatggccacaaaacgcttgatcaaaacgatGTATGGgaatatgaaagacaaactcgcagcacaCAATAGTGCTGGTAAAACATCTCCAGCAgtgactgctcctatggccaacgcttacgtaAACACCACATTTTTTGAGGAAATCAAAAACCTAGTCGCGACATTTCACCACAGGAAGAGCAACAAAAAAAGCTCACGATTTACCTATCTAAACAGAAAGGGCAACGATAAATTTTAACAAACCCCGTAATTTTCGTCTCATTACCGAGTTGAAGAAATCCCAACGCGTAAGGGTTTGACCAAAAGACATTTTCGAAAACTTTtcggaaaaataaaacttgctcTCCACGAAACAGCGGAAAACTCTAGCTTACTCGTGGAAAAAAAGAAGCACAGCAAATCTAGTACACGACTCACCGCTCTACTTCTTCCAAAATTTTTGGAAAAACCGTAGATTACTCGCGGAAATAGATGCACAGAAAATCGGGTTGACAATCCCCCACGGCTGTACTTCTTCCGAATAACTTCCGAAGAAACAAAGTTGACTTCTATAAAATCAATCGAAACCTAAAATGGTTGATGAAGactaaacaaatcaaaacaaagATCGTATCCCTGAtcgctaaaatattttttgaaacctAAGATTTCGTAAAAATTCAAGTGTCGCTTCTATAGAAACAAATTCCGCGAATTGTCGATGTTTGTCACCTAAATCTTATTTCGCAAAAAACTACTCGAAACTTCCAACGATCAATTCCGCGGAAACGAGAATAATTTCTGATTAAGTTTGGTCGCAATATTTAACTTTGTCACGTCTCTCGTACATCAAAACTCGAAAACATCTTTACGGaaaaactttcgtaaaattatgCTCGACAACATTTCACgaaacaactttcgtaaaattaaactcggCGACACTCTACAAAACAGATTTTGTAGAATTAAACTCGAGAACATTTCGCTAAACAACTTTCACAAAATTAAAACTCGACGACATTTTACGAAACAACTTTCGTAAAGTTGAAACTCGACAACACTTTGTAGGATTAAACTTGAAAACATTTTATGAAACATCATTCGTAAAGTCAAAAGAGATCGTACGAAAAGACTCTTAGAGAAGGAAAGAAATGGAGCGAGAGCTGAAAAGTGAACTTCGCCTATTAGCCTCTCTCCACGGTCTCACCGTCCTCTC contains these protein-coding regions:
- the LOC125580773 gene encoding uncharacterized protein LOC125580773 is translated as MANIEKLQFPALKVTGENYVRWVTNVKPYLVIKKITEAIEVGNKSPPEHIAEAIIFLKKHLDENLTHDYGDVEDPAVLWQALKDRFDNQKEINLPHALEEWKTLRFQDFQRVRDYNSTILRIVAQLKYCGNPVTEAEMLDKTYNTFHKEHNVLSRIYRKCGYTKFSELMVTLMLAEKNDELLIKNHNSRPTGAKAFPEVNATAVEYSGRRNQTNRGRGRRFNNKRGKPYYPKSIRSNKWVRSEQPPKGKETEEDTTKKSETVCYRCGCKGHWSRTCRTPPHLCKLYQESIKGKAKEVNLTENVEGTSYLESSDFANELD